One Chloroflexota bacterium genomic window, AGTTGTGCCCACTACTCCGTGTATGATACCATAGCATTCGATTCCTCAGAGAAGAGAGGCGGTAGATTCGTGCCTAAGATGAAGACGCACAAAAGTACGCGCAAGCGGTTCAAGGTCAGCGGCACCGGCAAGCTGATGCGACCGAAAGGGAGCATGAACCACCTGCGCCGCAAGAAGAAGCCGCGTACGCTGCGCATGACGACGCAGTATTTCGAAGCGCCCGATGGCGAGACAAAACGCGTCAAGCAACTCCTTCCCGGAGCCGGCATTAAGTAAGTGCCAGTCGCCGCCGTTCGTCCTGAGCCTGCCCTGAGCCGGTCGAAGGGTCGAAGGATGAAAAGGCGGGAGAATACACCTGAAGCGAGACGCAAAGCAACGAATGAGAGTAGCGCGGGGGCTTGTCCCCCGCCAAATTGCGGAAAGATAGGTAACAAACTTCAGGGGCAAGGATAAGGAAGAGATGGATTTCGCGCCCCCGTGCGTGGGGCGAACTTTCGTGGGAATGACGGATGCCGGGCCGTAGCGCGGGGGCTTGTCCCCCGCCGTTCAC contains:
- a CDS encoding 50S ribosomal protein L35, which encodes MKTHKSTRKRFKVSGTGKLMRPKGSMNHLRRKKKPRTLRMTTQYFEAPDGETKRVKQLLPGAGIK